A region from the Osmerus eperlanus chromosome 11, fOsmEpe2.1, whole genome shotgun sequence genome encodes:
- the zgc:113279 gene encoding NF-kappa-B inhibitor zeta, with protein sequence MGALRVRFKSKRQSVDHGGVGRDDDRLDAPSGRHYSRVPSESPQEEPHSPKAGETPSSPDVHTSRSHSDAGKRRAGLKSSELDAEKKYLGVRVKMPVKDMLRTIRLAKGLDPQGSHGKSSKGEKKRVNTQGERRAGKKKKSMKSLEELAFIVEVLEEDLKNYSPPTKPIFHGYSPLSPEYSPPPQPLSPSYSPPIQPLSHGYSPPPQPLSPGYSPPPQPLSPGYSPPPQPLSPGYSPPPQPLSPGYSPPPQPLSPGYSPPPQPLSPGYSPPPQPLSPGYSPPPQPLSPSYSPPPQPLSPGYSPPPQPLSPSYSPLSPEYSPPSQPLSPVYSPDPSESTWSPEALFSYHLKDTQQSDLPLDYPSLGLPLSRSLSTALNQLSPLGGYNSKGSDDMISSPGSYMSHSPSLSEYQVPSPPSTTPDVGYQAWNDTAFFWNQLQHEGNLIREVSDSHLLDTDENGQIALHKAATEGRRALVYAIAKRMAALNSLDLKDSEGKSALHLAAQNNQHMIVEDLVRMGANANETDRSGKTCMHLSAENGYIRVVEVLMKLIKEGFYVDLEATDKYGLNVLQCAAVSLKLTVRELERSASPGRTRLQTLRKEQIMETLEYLLLMDNYTLDQGFGVDPFPRVPVWSLTDPPREGSPRLAWTRG encoded by the exons ATGGGCGCATTGAGGGTCCGGTTTAAAAGTAAAAGACAGTCTGTGGACCATGGAGGCGTGGGAAGGGACGATGATAGGCTTGATGCGCCATCTGGGAGACACTACTCACGTGTGCCATCTGAATCCCCGCAGGAAGAGCCACACTCACCGAAGGCCGGTGAGACTCCATCAAGCCCGGATGTCCATACCTCCCGCTCTCACAGTGACGCTGGCAAACGGAGGGCAG GGCTGAAGTCCTCCGAGCTGGATGCAGAGAAGAAGTACCTGGGAGTAAGAGTCAAGATGCCCGTCAAAGACATGCTTAGGACCATACGCCTGGCCAAGGGCTTGGACCCTCAG GGGAGTCATGGAAAATCATCTAAAG GAGAGAAGAAGCGTGTCAACACACAGGGAGAGCGCAGGGCCGGCAAG aaaaaaaaatccatgaagagcctggaggagctggCCTTCATAGTTGAGGTGCTGGAAGAGGATCTGAAAAACTACAGCCCTCCAACCAAGCCTATTTTCCATGGCTACAGCCCTCTTTCCCCAGAGTACAGCCcacctcctcagcctctctcccctagCTACAGCCCTCcaatccagcctctctcccatggctacagcccccctccccagcctctctcccctggctacagccctcctccccagcctctctcccctggctacagccctcctccccagcctctctcccctggctacagcccccctccccagcctctctcccctggctacagccctcctccccagcctctctcccctggctacagccctcctccccagcctctctcccctggctacagccctcctccccagcctctctcccctggctacagccctcctccccagcctctctcccctagctacagcccccctccccagcctctctcccctggctacagccctcctccccagcctctctcccctagCTACAGCCCTCTCTCGCCAGAGTACAGCCCTCcttcccaacctctctctccagtgtacTCCCCTGACCCGAGTGAGAGCACCTGGAGCCCTGAGGCCCTGTTTAGCTACCATTTAAAGGACACTCAGCAGAGTGATCTGCCCCtagactacccctctctaggcTTGCCCCTCTCCCGATCGCTCTCCACTGCCCTTAACCAGCTCAGCCCCCTGGGGGGTTACAACAGCAAGGGCTCTGATGACATGATATCAAGCCCTGGGTCATACATGTCCCACTCCCCCAGCCTCAGTGAGTACCaggtcccctctccccccagcactACCCCAGATGTGGGGTACCAGGCCTGGAATGATACTGCATTCTTCTGGAACCAGCTGCAGCATGAAGGGAACCTGATCAGGGAGGTGTCCGACTCTCATCTCCTAGACACTGATGAGAATGGCCAGAT AGCTCTTCACAAAGCTGCGACTGAGGGTCGCCGGGCGCTGGTATATGCTATTGCCAAGAGGATGGCCGCTCTCAACAGTCTGGACCTCAAAGACTCTGAAGGAAAG TCTGCCCTTCACCTGGCAGCCCAGAATAACCAGCACATGATTGTGGAAGACCTGGTCCGGATGGGTGCTAATGCTAATGAGACAGACCGGTCTGGGAAAACCTGCATGCATCTCAGTGCAGAGAACGGTTACATTAGAGTTGTAGAG GTTCTGATGAAACTGATAAAGGAGGGATTCTATGTTGACCTTGAAGCCACTGATAAGTACG gtctgaaTGTCCTTCAGTGTGCTGCTGTTTCTCTGAAGCTGACCgtgagggagctggagaggagcgCGTCCCCTGGCCGGACCAGACTCCAAACCCTTCGTAAGGAGCAGATCATGGAGACCCTGGAATACCTTCTACTGATGGACAACTACACCCTG GACCAGGGCTTTGGGGTGGACCCATTCCCCAGGGTTCCAGTATGGAGCCTTACAGACCCACCCAGAGAGGGGTCCCCAAGGCTAGCATGGACCAG ggGGTGA